The DNA sequence CTAAGAACATAACCTTGTTGTATTCAGTTGAATGCTGAAGTTGCACCTAATCATTCGTTAAATCCCTTAAGGATTGTTAGATTGAGGCGGTGATGACTCAATGTTAAGAGGGACTGGCGAGTAAAAGGAATTCCAACTGTAAGTCGAACATTTGTACTTCTTTTCCTGTTCCTTAGGATACCGTTAGCCACTATTTAAAGAATAAGAAATGATGAGTTTTACATTGAATCAAAATGAATACCTAGAGCGAATTAATTACAAAGGGTCAACTTCTGAAGATTTTGAATCCCTGAAATCAATTCGTCTTGCTCAACATAGGTCAATCCCTTTTGAGAACTTTGATATATGTCTTGGTAAAGGTATTAGCCTCGAACCGGATGTGTTGGTAGAAAAGTTGATCAAGAATAAACGTGGTGGCTACTGTTTTGAACTAAATGGTCTTTTGTTGTTAGCGCTTAAATCATTCGGCTTTCAAACACAAGAATTATTGGGAAGAGTACACCTTGCAGGTGAACCAACAGGTAGAAGTCATTATGTGATTTTAGTGACAATTGGTGATGAAAAATGGTTGGTAGATGCGGGGTTTGGTGCAGAAACACCTTTAATTCCAATTCCTTTAGTGTGTAATCAAACTGTTTCTTTTGAGGGGCAATCATATCGATTAATAGAAAGTGAATTGTATGGTTTTATGCTTCAGAAGCAGTATGATACAGAGTGGAAAAACCTATATAGTGTCGATTTGAATCATGTTTGCCCTGGAGATATTGATTATGGGAATTATTATACTTCCACTAGTCCAAAATCTATATTTGTTCAAGGAAGAATTGCTACTATTCCTGTGGAAAATGGGAAGAAGACACTCTTTAACATGCAATTCAAAAAAGTAATTGATGGTAAAGAAGAAATAATAGACCTTGAGGAAGGAGAGTCTTATCTGAATATTTTAGAGAAAGAGTTTGGGATTGCACTAGGAGTGAAGTACAAAGATTTAAAACCTTTGCAATAAGAAAAACAGTAGCGATTGCAAGTTCACTGCAATATGGAATTCTATAAAAGACATCAACTACAGTACTTTGTTTAATATGCTGATTCTCTTTTGATAATTTGAAGAGGTGCGAAGAAGATGATGAAAAGGGCTGTAGTTGAGTGAGTCTCTATAAAACTGGGATTAGCTTTAATGTTTAGAAGGTCAAATTTGAATAAACGGTAGCTAGATATATCCATTAAAAATAGTACAAGCTAAAGTATGAAAGAAGTGGAAGATTATTGTCCTCAGAACAGACATGATTGGAGAAAATGGCTTGAGTTAAACCATAATAAGAAAGAAGCTGTTTGGCTCATTTTTTATAAGAAAAAATCCCCTCACTATAACCTAAGTTGGAGTGAGTCAGTTGATGAGGCGCTTTGTTTTGGTTGGATTGACAGTGTCAAAAAAACAATAGACACTGAGAAATACAAACAATACTTTACTAAACGAAAAGCAAAGAGTAATTGGTCGAAGGTCAATAAGGATAAAGTGAAAACCTTAATTGAACAAGGACTTATGAAAGAAGAAGGCTACAAAAGCATTGAAATTGCAAAAGAAAATGGTTCTTGGACAATTTTAGATGAAGTTGAAGCACTTGTAATTCCAGAAGATTTAAAAGCAGAATTTGCAAACCACAAAGGATCAATTGAATACTTTGAGAGTCTTAGTGCTTCCATAAAAAAGATTTTATTGCATTGGGTGGTTTCTGCTAAAAGATTAGAGACTAGACAAAAGAGAATGATTGAAATTGCTGAAAATGCTAGTAAAAAACTTAAACCAAAACAATTTAGGTAGCATAAAAAGCTTATAACAAGGGCTGAACTGTTTAGGTAACGGAGGGTAAGTTTTTTAGCATGCTTATTACCTTGGGATTATAAGCCATTCGGAAAGCCCTGTATTTTGGTAGGGAAGTGGCCTGCAAGGAGTAATCACCTTTATCCAGAAGATACATCAGTCTTGGGCTTGTCAGTAACAAGACAAGTGAATAAAAAATGCCACTATTATCACTACCATATGATTCAAAAGATTTTTGATACTATCATGATTTTCTATTACTTCGATTATCAAAAATTAGTTGATCTTTTCTCCCATCATTATACCATTGGGACCTTGTATTTGAAGACCTGATATTGCACCTGATGTGTCTGTAACAAAAGTAAGTTTCATAGTTTGGCTTTGGTCTAAAAACTTATGCTTTTCATAAGGTTTAATTTCTACCTTTTGGCCTTGGGCATCACCATAAAGTTTATTTCCCTCTTGAATAACCGACAAGGTAAAATCTGAAGAGAACTTATACTGTCCTAAGTATGCTGGAATCTCATCGGAAGACAATTTGATAAATGTAACATCAGAAATTACAGCACTTTCTTTCATTTTATGGTCATAGCTTATCATTCTGAAAGGCTTCCATTCATCATTCTCTAATAGCCATAGATTTGTGAATCTAGCCTCTACACTACCAAAAGAGTGTCTTCCTGTCTGAATAGCACCATACAGCACTCCATTATTATAAAGTGGGAACACCTCCATACTTCCCTGTTCAAGGATTCTTTTGGTTGTGTTCTTGCCCGAGCTGCATAGGTTTTCTTTTAAAGTTTGGATAAATGCAATTCGTGTATTGGTAATACCATCTTTGTCATGATAAAACTCAAAGTGCTCAGGCAATAGTGACTCAATTTGATCCAGATTGCATTCATTAAATCCCACATCAAACATCAAGCTGTCCTTTTCTTTTAGGACTCTGAACAAGTCTGAATCTTCTGAAACCTGAGCGTTTATAGAGTGGCTATAAAGGATACTTCCTAGGATACAGATCAATTGAATTTTTAAGATCGATAATTTCATAATTTTTATTATTAGTTTATTCTTTACCCTTTGGATGAGCTTGAGACTAAAAAGGTTACAACTTTTTTGATTATTTAAATGAAATAAAGGGGGAGAGGTAACAATAAAGATGAGTTGAGTCAGACCTAAAGATCTGATGGATTTAGCTTTTTTGTGACTGAATGATTGTATCTGTACCTTGATCTAAAAGGTCTAAAGGATTGGGAGGTTATGGAATATTGAGCAGCAGCAGAAAAGTACTATTTCAGAGCTTAGGGAGCTAAAGAGAAGGTGAGAAGTTTGGACAAGACAAAGAATCCACTAGCTTAAAGGAGGTTTGACATAGTGTGTGTATATAGTCCATGCACTAAGATCTTCAAATTTGACGAAATATATACCACTGTGTACTTTATATAATTTTTAGCTGTCACAATCAATCACCTTACAATGAAACCTGAAATCGAAAATAAATTATATAAAATCGAAAGTTTATGGAATCATTTCATTTGGGAATACAAGTTCTGCTCTCGTAAAATAAAATTCAATGATGATGTGAAAACCAACTATTTAGGTAGCATACTAGGTTATTTTTCAGATACTTTGGATTTGGCTTTCTCTACAAATAAACCAGTCAGTAATTCAGATAAGTTTTCTTTTTCAATGAGCTTGTTACAAGCCATTTACATCCATCAAGACTTTATTGAGGAACTATTGGAAATTTTCAAAACAGGAGTGAATAAAGGGGATTTAAAGGAAGATGAATCATACAGTATAAACCGAGAGTTACGGAATGAACTAATTGGACATCCAATTAGAAAGTTTGAAGGGAAATTGATCTCATCTACGCTATTTAGCTATCAAGCTAAACAAGATGAAATACAATATTTAAGATATCATAAAGACAATAATTTCGCTTTTGAATGCAGAACTGTTGGGATAGTAGAAATCCAAAAAAGACATCAAAAGTTTCTAGACAAGTATCTTGATATAATACTATCCAAGCTTAACTCAATCTTAAATGAATTTTTACTAGAATTAGATAAAGTAGAAGCTGTTAAAGAAAATAATGATTTTAATACATTATTGAAACTTATTGAATTGTATTTTGAGTCAATTTTCACGTCAGATTTTGCATACGATAAATCGTCATTACTGAGAATTTATAATCGAAAAAACGAACATTTAAGATATCAGAATTTTATCGATTGCTTCTATGTTGATCTCAAAGATTATTTGGAAGATACTAGGAAATATCTCGTTGATATTTTTGAAAGAAAATCAAGAATTGATTCTGATTTACAGAGTTTCAATCCACTAACTATTGAGTTTGTAACTACCACTCTACGGTACACTTTTTTATAACCAACTAAAAACCAGTTTTTCAGATGGTGTTTTGGAACTAATTCCCCTCCAAAACTTCTTCCAAAGTCCTTTGATCTCATTACCTACTTGGCGGGGTCTCGTACAGAAATGCTCCTGCAACAGATCTTTTCCCTTTCTGAAATAGCTGTTCTCCCTGTAACCGTGGTTCTTTACTTTTATGTTTTGTACTTTTTCATGGAAAGCCACGCCAAATAAGTGACAAACAGCAAAGGCCATACACACCACAGCAAAAAGTCTTTCAAGCCGATCCAATTTGGTCAGGTGAGTGGCTTCCAGGTTGAATCCCCGCCCTTTGAGCGACTGGAAGAACACCTCGATGCTCCACCGTTTTCTATAGCTTGACAGCAAGCCGCTTTTCATCAGGTTTGAGACTACGATCAGGTAGTCCTTTCGCCCGTTTTTATCCTTGGTCATCTGCATGGAAAGAGTCAGGTCCATTCCATAGATCGTCGCTCTTCGGTCAGTGCAACGAAAACCTTCTTTGCTCCATACCTCTCCTGTTTTCTCCACACCATCGATGTTGATTTTGTGGTGTGATGGAATCCGAACGCAGAAGACAATCCCTTGCATGGTCATAAACCGAAGCCACTTTTTGCCGATAAACTCTCGGTCTGCAATCACTTTCCCGATCCGCTCGGGAGGTACAATCTGAAGCACTTCCTTCAGCAAATCAATACGCTCCTGCTGGTGGCTGTTTCCTTTTTTGTCCAGTAGCCGAAAAGCCAGTGGGAAACCCACGCCATGACTGTAGGCCGTCACGGCCAGAATATTCACTGCCTGCTTTCTGGACTGCCAGTTGGTTCGGTCAATGCAGAGGGTGATCTTTCCGGATGGCAGGCAGGAAAACAACCATGCCATCAGGGCCTGATAATTGAACACAGCTCCTGACATAAAGCGTTTGACTTGCTTGGTCCGAGAAGCTTTTTGTGCCTTGGATGGCAAGTTTTTGGCTATCTGATGAAATTGCACATTTTCATCTTCCACCAAGGCCGTAATTAGCTTGGCTAGTACCTGTTTGCTTGGTTTGCCTTTGACGATTTGGAAACCGCAGAGGATTTCAAGTATATTTGCAGTCAACATAAAGGTAAAGGTCTGGCTTGTGGTTTTGGCGAACGGCAAAGTTAGACCTTTGCTTTTTCTTGCCCCAATCAGCCCTTAAATAACCTGCAAATATCCTGTAATCCAGTATTACACCCTTAACTCACTTTGTTATTAAAACTGTACCGTAGAGTGTGTAACTACTTCAGAGCATGATCAAACTGAGCAAATTCAGAGCAGAACAGACTATCATTATGAGATAGGTAAAATTGCCACTAAAAGAAATCTCAGAGACTTTGAGTTTTTTGGAGGTATACTAAGGTCTGAGCTGAAAGGAAGTCAATTAATTATTGATGAACTAGATCATATGGAACAAAATATTTCAAATGATATAGAATATTATTCTTCTCTAAAGTTGATTACAAAACAGCTTGAGGAGTACTAAAGTCGAACCACTAACAAATACTATTATCTACTTAGTAATAAGTATAAGGTGTTTTAATAGATTCTTTTATAGAAGTTTAAAAAGTCTAGCCTACGAGTGTTTATTGCGTGTTAGTGTTCATACTGATCAAGATATCAGTTAAATTTTTTGGATACAACAATGATCGATTTGGATACAAGTCGATTATCCTCCCCCCTTAACTTTGTTCCATATTTAGAAACAGATATTTATGGAATATATGGAAGCAACAAAAACAGTCATTATTACAGGTGGAAATTCAGGATTGGGGTTTGAGTGTGCAAAAACAATAGCCAAAGCAAATCAGGGTTGGCATATTGTACTTGCCTGTCGAAATGCCGAAAAAGGAATTCAGGCGACAAAGGTTACTACTGAGGAAACAGGAAACAAAAACGTGAGCTTTTTGAAATTAGACTTGGCTTCACTGGCATCTGTAAGAAATTTTGTTGCAGAATTCCAGTCCAAGCATTTACCTCCACTGCAGGGACTTGTATGCAACGCGGGTATAACATCTGGTGAATCAATTGAATATACAAAAGATGGGTTTGAATTAACTTTTGGGGTAAATCATTTAGGACACTTCTTGTTGACAAACCTCTTGCTTCCCCATTTTGCTGAACCTGCAAGAGTTGTTGTTGTCAGCAGTAATACCCATAACCCTGATATTAGAGAAGGTAAATTAGTTGGTCAAGCTATGTACTTGGGAGCTGAGAGATTAGCTCACCCCGATTCAGAGTATAAACTAAAATCAGGACCAAAATATACAACCTCGAAGTTGTGTAATCTTTTATTTGCTTATGAACTTGATAGAATTCTTCAAAAAGAGAATAAAAAGATTACCGTAAATTCTTTTGATCCAGGGGCGTGTCCCGGGACAAACCTTGCAGGTGAAAATAATATAAGAAAAACCATCATGGATAGTTGGTTTGGCAAATCGTTGCTTAAAATAATGGGTGTTGTAGCTAGTACGCCTGAAAAATCAGGTGAAGCCATGGCCCGATTGCTTCTGGATTCTAGATTAGAGAACGTAAGCGGAAAATATTTTCAGATATATGAAGATATTGCCTCATCAAAAGATTCATACAATAAAACATTTGCAAAGGAACTTTGGGAGGATAGTATTAAACTAACCAACTATCAGAATAGTTAATACAATTCTATCTTAATTACAGAAATTGTCGAGTAACTTTAGACGAAGTTTTAAATACGTTACTTCATGAAAAACAATGAGTTGCAAAGAATTAAAACTATTAACCAGTATCACCAGTTAATGGGGCTACTCAGTCCGGAGCACCCATTAATTAGTGTGATTGATTCTGAATTAATTATTGATTTTCAAGGCAAACAGTTGTTATCTTTTGTATTCGATTTCTATGCCATTGCAATTAAGCAAGACTTTAAAGGTAAAATGAGATATGGTCAACAGGTTTACGATTTTGATGAAGGGATGATGTCATTTGTGGCACCAGGCCAAGTATTCTCATTTGAAAACGAAGTAAATGTTCCAATTAAAGGTACCTTGATTCTAGTTCATCCTGATTTTTTATGGAGTACAACCTTGGCGAAGAAGATTAAAACGTATGAGTTCTTTGAGTATTCCAGCAATGAGGCCTTGTTTCTTTCTGAAAAAGAAGAAAAAATAATTACTAATATTATTGAGATCATTAAATATGAATACAAGGCAAACATTGATAGATTCAGCCACGACTTAATTATTGCACAGTTGGAACTACTGCTCATTTATTCCGACCGTTATTACAATCGTCAATTTCTTACCCGAAAAAAAAGTAATCATATTCTGATTGATCAATTTGAAGGCATTTTAAATAACTACATCAACAGCAATATGATTACTGAAAAAGGGTTGCCTACAGTGCAATATGTTTCTGACAAATTAAACGTAACACCAGGTTACTTGAGCAGGATGTTAAAAGCACTTACAGGCCAAAGTACCCAACAGCATATTCACGATAAATTAATTGAAAAAGCAAAGGAAAAGCTGTCTACCACTCAGGCTTCTGTCAGTGAAATAGCTTACGAATTAGGCTTTGAACATTCACAGTCGTTCAATAAACTATTCAAAATAAAAACCAACACTTCTCCCTTAGAGTTTAGGCAGTTATTTAGTTGAGTTGCAAGCCAAACTGAACTAGAACAAGCAATTCTGTCAATCGTTTTTGGGGGGATGAGTGCAAATAAGGAGAAGTAATTTCAGCCAAAGAATAGTTTCTAGGAAACAACAAGATTAGCCAAGCCCTTGATGGGTTTGGCTTTTTTTGTGGCTGATGCTTATTCTGGATTGAAATGAAAAAGACCCAAGCATTTAATATGCACTACTTGGGCCTATAAGGTATGAAGCATTTACCTTTCAGGTACAAATATAAAGGAACTCTCAATACTTGTATTGTCACTTTTTATATGATTATTGTCTTATATTTGTGTTTTGAGTGAGAAAATAGTCAAATCATGTATGAAAATGTTAAATATTGTGATGTGCCTATAGAGGCAGATAGGTCTTTCTTCTTTGATCATGTCCATATCGAGTGGGATCAACAAATCAAGTTTCACCAACATGCTGAATGGGAGCTGTCCTATATAATTACAGGCAGTGGTCATCGTATGGTGGGTAATGTGGCACAGTCATTTAGCTGCGGGGAAGTGGTACTTTTACCTCCTAATGTTCCGCACTGCTGGTCATTTGATGCTTATGATCATGACAAAGACGGCAAGATTGAGAATATAACTATTATTTTTCCTGAAGAAGTATTGGGAAAGCTTATTGAGGGTTTTCCGGAAATGAAGGAAAGTGTTTCTCAAATCAGATGTTATAAAGAGGCTGTCAGGTTTGAGGGAGCAACCCTTAAGGCCCTGCAAAAACGAATGCATGGCATGTTGCAGGAGAGTAGCCTTGAAAGATTGATCTCCCTTATCCGCTTGTTTGACATCATGGCTTCTACCAAGGAAACCTGTGTAGTTGGGGGAGTTATCAAGCAGAACAATAGTACTGCAAAAATTCAGGAGATATACCGGTATGTATTCAACTATTACCAACATCCTATCTCCTTGGATGACATTGCCCAACACGTCGGAATGAACCGATCTGCGTTCTGTGTTTTCTTTAAGCGAGCAAAAGGGGTGTCATTTGTTTCCTTTCTGAATGAATTTCGTGTCAATTCCTCTTGCCTAATGCTCCGTCAGACCAATATGTCTATCGCTGAGGTTTGCTATGCTGTTGGGTTTAATGATATTCCTTATTATAACCGGACTTTCAAGAAGCTGATGGGAATTACCCCTAAGAAATACAGGGAGCAATATCAGTTGTCTATTTCACAGGAGGAGTCTGTTAGTTAATGTGAGTGTATCTTTAATAAGAAGGATTGAAACTCATCACTACTATATATTGTGCTTTTTAGGACTGAAGAATGAGTAAAGCCTAGGAATGCAATAGACATAACCTAGGCTTTTGGGGTATGAGGCACAAATTTTGGAGATTATTGATCACAGCCATCACTATTATAGCTTAACCTCCTATGACAAATGTAGGTATACCGACGCTGTCTTAATTGTTGTATTTTATCTAAGAATTGTCAGATTTTTGCATTTATTACTTTTGTGCATCTTCATTATTCTTCATGAAGTGGCAATAAAAAAGGCCCAAGAATACCTAAGGTATTACTTGGACCTGAAAGTAAGTATATAACCTGAGTTTACCCTTCTCAGGCAATGCTTACAGAACTATTTTGAAGCACGGGCCATCGTGCGTTTTGTAAGCCACTTGCGTACAGGTACGTCATATAGCTTGAAACAAATATAGGCAAGGATAATACTTCCTATAAGTATGGTCAAAGCCACTGGAATCGACGCTGCCATGGAAACTTTGTTGTTGGCTACCCAAGCCATAAATACATAAGTCAGTGGGTAGTGGATGATGTATAAGGGGTAAGATATATCTCCCAAGAATTTACAGATAGTGGATGGTATTTTGCTTTCTACTTGTCCGCTAGCTCCAATGAATACTACCAGTGGGAAGACAAATATGATGGATAGGGAATCATAGAGACCATTCATCCATAGGTGATCATGTCCTCCGACTCTTGGTATTGAAAGTATAGCAACCAATATCAGGCAGCTCCACATAAATGCGTTCTTTATACTACCAGGTTTTACAGTACGTGAAAGAAAAAGACCAGCCAAAAATGGGTACAACAACCTTGTAAAGCCTATCCTCAATTGTGTTGAATCAATAGACCACCCTCCAATAATATCACCATGAGAACTTGTTACAGCCAGATGTATAAGTGCGCCACCTGAAATCAGTACCAGCAGGAACAATACCTTGTTCGAGACTTTTCTAAGGATTAATGCGTAAAGTATATTGGCTATATATTCAAAGAAAAGTGACCATGCAGGACCATTTAAAGGGTGCATTTCGCCCCATCCTCTAATATCCATAGATTTAGGGACAGGAAGTAATGTAAAGCCAATCAACATAACAGCCAACATTTTCAATAAGGAAACATCTGCTATACCGGGCCACATTGGGTTAGCCTGTTGGTAGAAGGTGATTGCACCAATCACCATCCCTACAATAATCATTGGGTGCAGGCGGATAAGGCGACGCTTAAAGAATTCCTTCAAGCTCATTTTATGCCATCTGTCATCGTAGGCATACCCTATTACAAAACCTGATAATAGAAAGAAAAAATCTACTGCAAGGTAGCCGTGATTGATAAGTTGCTTTACATGATCTCCTCCTGCGAAAGTTTCCAAAAGGTGGAACATGACAACAATTACAGCCGCTACACCGCGAAGTCCATCCAAGATGATGTAGTGTTTTTTAGTGTCTGTAAATGAGTGTGATATATTTGAGTTCATAGGTGATGTTGTTTGTTGTTTGGCGCAAAGTAAGGTGATAAGGTAATAATACAGTTGTCTTTTTTTATGTATTTATTGTCTGATATTTGCATCATATCTAACAACCATTGTGGCTTTTTTTGCTGATAGGCCATTAGTTTTTGTATCTATTTCACATTTCATGTGAGGGGTATATAGGAGTTTAACATTGTGTAATCCACGTTGTGGATAGGAGGAGGTAATTCCTAGATGTTTAAGAGAAATACCAAAAGACAATACACTTGCTTCAATTTATTATACCAAAATCGTGAGGTGGTAAGATTTTTAAATAGATAAGTAAGCCTCTAAAGGCAGATGTAAGTCTCATAGGTTTGTCACTGTTGTGATTTTCACACATTACATTACAATACCTAAAAAATCCTGTAGGTAAAGCTTCAAGAACAAACTTTGGTATGAACTAGTTTTTATAACTAAAGGCTAGAATCGAGAGTCCGTATGCTTTTTAGCCTGAACTTTTGTGTTGTATTAAAAAAAACAGCTATGGACAATAAAAATAGAATTCCAACCTTAAATCCAGTTGTTTTTAGGGATAGTTACATAAGAAACAATTCTGACGAACTATTGAATAATGCTAATGTCAATCATTTTTTTATTCACTCTTTTAAAGACGATCCTGTTAAACTTAGCATACCACTTCCTCCTCATAAAAAAACAGTAAATGATTTTGTATTTGTTACCAATGGAAGTATGATCATGTCTATAGGAATAGAGTCTTTTCATTTAAAGAAAAATGATTTTTTGTTCACTCCTAAGAATAATATTAGTTCTACAGAATACATGTCACCTAATCTTGAGGGATACTATTGTCATTTTTCAGATGATTTTATTATGGCTAATCCATTTGTTAAAATGTGGCAGTCTAATGATTTTGATAATAATTTGATAGGTGTTTCTGATAATTTAAATATCATATTGTCTCTTTTGAGTCGAATTGTTGAGCTATATAAGAGTGATGATGAAAGCCCTAACAAAGAAAAAGTGATATCTTTTTATGTTTCCACGCTAATGGCAGAGATCTTCTTAATTTCTGAAAAAACAGCCATTAATGGTAAAAAAGGAAATAGTACCTATTTGTCATTTAAAAACTTAGTAAATAAGCACCTTAAGGAACGTTTGAGTATTAAAGATTATGCTTCGTT is a window from the Limibacter armeniacum genome containing:
- a CDS encoding YdeI/OmpD-associated family protein, whose product is MKEVEDYCPQNRHDWRKWLELNHNKKEAVWLIFYKKKSPHYNLSWSESVDEALCFGWIDSVKKTIDTEKYKQYFTKRKAKSNWSKVNKDKVKTLIEQGLMKEEGYKSIEIAKENGSWTILDEVEALVIPEDLKAEFANHKGSIEYFESLSASIKKILLHWVVSAKRLETRQKRMIEIAENASKKLKPKQFR
- a CDS encoding SDR family NAD(P)-dependent oxidoreductase — protein: MEYMEATKTVIITGGNSGLGFECAKTIAKANQGWHIVLACRNAEKGIQATKVTTEETGNKNVSFLKLDLASLASVRNFVAEFQSKHLPPLQGLVCNAGITSGESIEYTKDGFELTFGVNHLGHFLLTNLLLPHFAEPARVVVVSSNTHNPDIREGKLVGQAMYLGAERLAHPDSEYKLKSGPKYTTSKLCNLLFAYELDRILQKENKKITVNSFDPGACPGTNLAGENNIRKTIMDSWFGKSLLKIMGVVASTPEKSGEAMARLLLDSRLENVSGKYFQIYEDIASSKDSYNKTFAKELWEDSIKLTNYQNS
- a CDS encoding acyltransferase family protein, translated to MNSNISHSFTDTKKHYIILDGLRGVAAVIVVMFHLLETFAGGDHVKQLINHGYLAVDFFFLLSGFVIGYAYDDRWHKMSLKEFFKRRLIRLHPMIIVGMVIGAITFYQQANPMWPGIADVSLLKMLAVMLIGFTLLPVPKSMDIRGWGEMHPLNGPAWSLFFEYIANILYALILRKVSNKVLFLLVLISGGALIHLAVTSSHGDIIGGWSIDSTQLRIGFTRLLYPFLAGLFLSRTVKPGSIKNAFMWSCLILVAILSIPRVGGHDHLWMNGLYDSLSIIFVFPLVVFIGASGQVESKIPSTICKFLGDISYPLYIIHYPLTYVFMAWVANNKVSMAASIPVALTILIGSIILAYICFKLYDVPVRKWLTKRTMARASK
- a CDS encoding AraC family transcriptional regulator, with amino-acid sequence MYENVKYCDVPIEADRSFFFDHVHIEWDQQIKFHQHAEWELSYIITGSGHRMVGNVAQSFSCGEVVLLPPNVPHCWSFDAYDHDKDGKIENITIIFPEEVLGKLIEGFPEMKESVSQIRCYKEAVRFEGATLKALQKRMHGMLQESSLERLISLIRLFDIMASTKETCVVGGVIKQNNSTAKIQEIYRYVFNYYQHPISLDDIAQHVGMNRSAFCVFFKRAKGVSFVSFLNEFRVNSSCLMLRQTNMSIAEVCYAVGFNDIPYYNRTFKKLMGITPKKYREQYQLSISQEESVS
- a CDS encoding arylamine N-acetyltransferase family protein, with translation MMSFTLNQNEYLERINYKGSTSEDFESLKSIRLAQHRSIPFENFDICLGKGISLEPDVLVEKLIKNKRGGYCFELNGLLLLALKSFGFQTQELLGRVHLAGEPTGRSHYVILVTIGDEKWLVDAGFGAETPLIPIPLVCNQTVSFEGQSYRLIESELYGFMLQKQYDTEWKNLYSVDLNHVCPGDIDYGNYYTSTSPKSIFVQGRIATIPVENGKKTLFNMQFKKVIDGKEEIIDLEEGESYLNILEKEFGIALGVKYKDLKPLQ
- a CDS encoding IS4 family transposase: MLTANILEILCGFQIVKGKPSKQVLAKLITALVEDENVQFHQIAKNLPSKAQKASRTKQVKRFMSGAVFNYQALMAWLFSCLPSGKITLCIDRTNWQSRKQAVNILAVTAYSHGVGFPLAFRLLDKKGNSHQQERIDLLKEVLQIVPPERIGKVIADREFIGKKWLRFMTMQGIVFCVRIPSHHKINIDGVEKTGEVWSKEGFRCTDRRATIYGMDLTLSMQMTKDKNGRKDYLIVVSNLMKSGLLSSYRKRWSIEVFFQSLKGRGFNLEATHLTKLDRLERLFAVVCMAFAVCHLFGVAFHEKVQNIKVKNHGYRENSYFRKGKDLLQEHFCTRPRQVGNEIKGLWKKFWRGISSKTPSEKLVFSWL
- a CDS encoding helix-turn-helix domain-containing protein — its product is MKNNELQRIKTINQYHQLMGLLSPEHPLISVIDSELIIDFQGKQLLSFVFDFYAIAIKQDFKGKMRYGQQVYDFDEGMMSFVAPGQVFSFENEVNVPIKGTLILVHPDFLWSTTLAKKIKTYEFFEYSSNEALFLSEKEEKIITNIIEIIKYEYKANIDRFSHDLIIAQLELLLIYSDRYYNRQFLTRKKSNHILIDQFEGILNNYINSNMITEKGLPTVQYVSDKLNVTPGYLSRMLKALTGQSTQQHIHDKLIEKAKEKLSTTQASVSEIAYELGFEHSQSFNKLFKIKTNTSPLEFRQLFS
- a CDS encoding helix-turn-helix domain-containing protein; amino-acid sequence: MDNKNRIPTLNPVVFRDSYIRNNSDELLNNANVNHFFIHSFKDDPVKLSIPLPPHKKTVNDFVFVTNGSMIMSIGIESFHLKKNDFLFTPKNNISSTEYMSPNLEGYYCHFSDDFIMANPFVKMWQSNDFDNNLIGVSDNLNIILSLLSRIVELYKSDDESPNKEKVISFYVSTLMAEIFLISEKTAINGKKGNSTYLSFKNLVNKHLKERLSIKDYASLLHVSPNHLNKKIKNETGKAATEIINELTILEAKVLLLQSKRTVSEISVELGFNDVSYFSRFFKNKTQYSPLEYRNMIDMS